A DNA window from Paenibacillus sp. HWE-109 contains the following coding sequences:
- the glnA gene encoding type I glutamate--ammonia ligase, whose translation MTYNNNYSREDILRIAKEENVRFIRLQFTDLMGSIKNVEIPFSQLEKALDNKMMFDGSSIEGYVRIEESDMYLYPDLDTWVIFPWVTESKVARLICDIYMPDGNPFAGDPRAILKNALKQAEEMGYTAMNVGPEPEFFLFKTDDKGNPTTELNDQGGYFDLAPMDLGENCRRDIVLTLEEMGFEIEASHHEVAPGQHEIDFKYADAIKAADQIQTFKLVVKTVARQHGLHATFMPKPLFGMNGSGMHCHQSLFKGDVNVFYEESDKLGLSTVARQYMAGVLRHARSFAAITNPTVNSYKRLVPGYEAPCYVAWSASNRSPMIRIPASRGLSTRVEVRNPDPAANPYLALAVMLAAGLDGIKNKMQLPPPTDRNIYVMSEEERESQGIPSLPLNLKQALDELLRDDVICDTLGEHALAHFYELKEIEWDMYRTQVHQWERDQYLSLY comes from the coding sequence GTGACTTACAACAACAACTACTCAAGAGAAGATATTCTACGTATTGCCAAGGAAGAGAATGTTCGTTTCATTCGCCTTCAATTCACCGATTTGATGGGCAGCATCAAGAACGTTGAAATCCCTTTCAGCCAACTTGAGAAAGCACTCGATAATAAAATGATGTTTGATGGTTCATCCATCGAAGGTTATGTTCGTATTGAAGAATCGGATATGTACTTATACCCGGATCTGGATACATGGGTTATTTTCCCATGGGTAACGGAGAGCAAAGTAGCTCGTTTGATCTGCGATATTTATATGCCGGATGGCAACCCATTCGCTGGAGATCCGCGGGCTATTCTCAAAAATGCGCTGAAACAAGCCGAAGAAATGGGCTATACAGCGATGAACGTTGGGCCAGAACCGGAATTTTTCCTGTTCAAAACCGATGACAAAGGGAATCCGACAACAGAACTGAATGACCAAGGTGGGTACTTCGACTTGGCTCCGATGGATCTCGGCGAAAACTGTCGCCGTGATATCGTTTTGACGTTGGAAGAAATGGGCTTTGAAATTGAAGCTTCTCACCATGAAGTTGCGCCTGGTCAACACGAAATCGATTTCAAATATGCCGATGCCATCAAAGCGGCTGACCAAATTCAAACATTCAAATTAGTTGTAAAAACCGTTGCAAGACAGCATGGTCTTCATGCGACATTCATGCCAAAACCATTATTCGGCATGAACGGTTCAGGCATGCACTGTCACCAATCGCTGTTCAAAGGCGATGTGAACGTATTTTACGAAGAAAGCGACAAGTTAGGTTTGAGCACCGTCGCAAGACAGTATATGGCAGGCGTACTTCGTCATGCACGCTCTTTTGCTGCGATTACGAATCCGACTGTTAACTCCTATAAACGTCTAGTTCCAGGTTATGAAGCGCCTTGCTATGTGGCATGGTCTGCAAGCAACCGCAGCCCGATGATTCGTATTCCAGCTTCCCGTGGATTAAGCACGCGCGTTGAAGTGCGCAACCCGGATCCTGCTGCGAATCCTTACTTAGCGCTCGCTGTTATGCTGGCTGCTGGTTTGGACGGCATTAAGAACAAAATGCAGCTGCCTCCTCCAACTGACCGCAATATCTACGTGATGTCGGAAGAAGAGAGAGAAAGCCAAGGCATCCCTAGCTTGCCGCTCAACCTGAAACAAGCGTTGGACGAGCTGCTTCGTGATGATGTGATTTGTGACACACTTGGCGAGCATGCTTTGGCTCACTTCTATGAGCTCAAAGAAATCGAGTGGGATATGTATAGAACGCAAGTTCACCAATGGGAAAGAGATCAGTATCTTTCCCTTTACTAG
- a CDS encoding aminopeptidase yields the protein MDDFTRNLEKYAELVVKIGVNLNKGQDLLVESPLESLELTRLIVKKAYEAGANYVHVHWQDDVITRSKFEHAHDEALDYYPTWYTEMLERFVENGGALLNIKVPDPDLYAGIEASLISRASKAAATARTKYQQYVRTSTFSWCLIKAPTVAWASKVYADLPEDQRVEAMWDAIFQMNRVYEEDPVAAWRVHIEQLKRVRKLLNEKQYKTLRYRAAGTDLEVDLPAHHIWLGGDKANASGIRFVANMPTEEVFTMPDRTGVRGTVSSTKPLNVNGALVDRFSFRFEEGKVVDYQAEVGYEHLARLLEMDEGARYLGEVALVPYGSPISNMNRIFYNTGIDENASCHLALGSCYPINIQGGASLSTDELKARGGNTSLIHVDFMIGTSDLEIDGYLEDGTVEAIFRGGNWALVF from the coding sequence ATGGACGATTTCACGAGAAATTTGGAAAAATATGCGGAGCTTGTCGTTAAGATTGGTGTGAACTTGAATAAAGGGCAGGATTTGTTAGTCGAATCTCCGCTGGAATCTTTAGAATTAACAAGACTTATTGTGAAAAAAGCCTATGAAGCTGGAGCAAATTACGTGCACGTTCATTGGCAGGATGATGTGATTACACGCAGTAAATTTGAACATGCGCATGATGAGGCATTGGATTATTATCCAACTTGGTACACGGAAATGCTGGAGCGATTTGTCGAAAATGGCGGGGCCTTGCTGAATATTAAGGTGCCAGATCCAGATCTGTACGCAGGTATTGAGGCTAGTCTAATCTCCAGGGCTTCCAAAGCTGCGGCTACCGCTCGTACGAAGTATCAACAATATGTCCGAACGAGTACGTTTAGTTGGTGCCTTATTAAAGCGCCGACAGTTGCCTGGGCATCCAAGGTGTACGCGGATCTGCCAGAAGATCAGCGGGTAGAGGCGATGTGGGATGCTATTTTTCAAATGAACCGGGTGTATGAAGAGGATCCCGTAGCTGCTTGGCGCGTTCACATTGAACAGTTGAAACGTGTTCGGAAACTGCTGAATGAGAAACAATACAAAACCCTGCGTTATCGCGCGGCGGGCACCGATTTGGAGGTGGATTTGCCTGCGCATCATATTTGGTTAGGCGGCGATAAAGCGAACGCTAGTGGCATCCGTTTTGTGGCTAATATGCCAACGGAAGAAGTCTTTACGATGCCGGATAGAACGGGTGTTCGCGGTACCGTATCAAGTACAAAACCCTTGAATGTCAATGGGGCTTTGGTGGATCGCTTTTCGTTCCGCTTTGAAGAGGGGAAGGTCGTTGATTATCAAGCGGAAGTAGGTTATGAACATTTGGCCCGGTTGCTCGAAATGGACGAAGGCGCCCGCTATTTGGGTGAAGTTGCCCTTGTGCCTTACGGTTCACCAATTTCTAACATGAATCGAATTTTTTATAATACAGGTATTGATGAGAATGCTTCCTGTCATCTTGCTCTGGGGAGTTGTTACCCAATTAATATCCAAGGTGGCGCTTCTTTGTCGACAGATGAATTAAAAGCACGAGGCGGCAATACGAGCTTGATTCATGTTGATTTCATGATTGGGACATCGGATCTGGAGATTGATGGTTATTTGGAAGATGGCACGGTTGAGGCTATTTTTCGTGGCGGGAACTGGGCACTTGTATTTTAG
- the lexA gene encoding transcriptional repressor LexA translates to MSKISQRQQAILDFIKNEVKDKGYPPSVREIGEAVGLASSSTVHGHLERLEKKGLIRRDPTKPRAIEILGLDGAETHFAISVARVPLVGKVTAGVPITATENIEDYFPLPVSMVKDNNVFMLSVMGDSMIEAGIHNGDYVIVKQQQTANNGDIVVAMTEDDEATVKRFYKERDHIRLQPENSALQPILLKHVTILGRVIGLFRDM, encoded by the coding sequence TTGAGCAAGATTTCGCAGCGTCAACAAGCTATATTGGATTTCATTAAGAACGAAGTGAAAGATAAGGGGTATCCACCTTCCGTCAGAGAAATCGGCGAAGCTGTTGGACTAGCATCCAGTTCTACCGTACATGGCCATTTGGAGCGTCTTGAGAAGAAAGGTTTAATTCGTCGAGATCCTACCAAACCTCGTGCTATCGAAATTCTGGGCCTCGATGGCGCAGAAACTCACTTTGCCATTTCAGTCGCGCGTGTTCCCTTAGTTGGTAAAGTAACCGCCGGTGTTCCTATTACAGCAACCGAGAATATCGAAGACTACTTCCCGCTTCCCGTGAGCATGGTCAAAGATAATAACGTATTTATGCTTAGCGTAATGGGAGACAGTATGATTGAAGCTGGCATTCATAATGGCGATTATGTCATTGTGAAACAGCAACAAACGGCGAACAACGGGGACATCGTAGTTGCCATGACAGAAGACGATGAAGCCACAGTGAAGCGTTTCTACAAAGAGCGCGATCATATTCGCCTACAACCTGAGAATTCCGCCTTACAGCCGATTCTCCTCAAGCATGTGACGATTTTAGGACGTGTCATCGGCTTGTTCCGGGATATGTAG
- a CDS encoding LysM peptidoglycan-binding domain-containing protein, with translation MYMAYTNTTNSRTLHRSANTSKGMTFTSGYTKAIVRFVLLAIILGTVFSFGAIVQAYAGDPAATTTSTSLAKQAVIREVSSIVVPEKIVIQRGDTIWQIASLHKKNRENIRSYIDKIKAINHLTTSSLQEGQVLILPGS, from the coding sequence ATGTATATGGCTTATACCAACACAACCAACTCACGTACACTTCATAGATCCGCTAACACATCCAAAGGGATGACTTTCACTTCTGGCTATACTAAAGCTATTGTTCGCTTTGTTCTGTTAGCAATTATTCTTGGAACCGTGTTCTCATTTGGTGCAATTGTGCAGGCCTATGCGGGGGATCCGGCAGCAACGACAACGAGTACATCACTAGCCAAGCAAGCTGTCATCAGAGAAGTCTCCTCAATAGTAGTACCAGAGAAAATAGTTATTCAACGTGGAGACACGATTTGGCAGATTGCTTCCTTACATAAAAAGAATAGGGAGAACATTCGTTCTTATATCGATAAAATCAAAGCAATCAATCATTTGACCACCAGTTCATTGCAAGAAGGGCAGGTACTGATCCTGCCTGGTTCTTAA
- a CDS encoding DUF896 domain-containing protein encodes MSDEMDKNIERINELARKAKTVGLTDAEIDERNELRRKYIEAFRGNLKVQLDSIKFTDEE; translated from the coding sequence ATGAGCGACGAAATGGATAAAAACATCGAACGTATCAACGAGCTTGCACGCAAAGCCAAAACAGTGGGCTTAACAGATGCAGAAATCGATGAGCGAAATGAATTAAGAAGGAAGTACATTGAGGCTTTTCGAGGCAATCTTAAAGTTCAACTTGATTCGATCAAGTTTACGGACGAAGAGTAA
- a CDS encoding HAD family hydrolase: MALKAVLFDLDDTLLWDDRSVQEAFDATCAEAAKHVAVNPVELEASVRKEARALYETFDTFPFTKMIGINPFEGLWANFTQGENENFRKLEELAPGYRTESWTRGLRALGIEDRELGYKLGELFPAERRSRPLVYEETFQVLDALKGNYQLLLLTNGSPDLQKEKLAGVPTIAAYFDHIVISGEFGEGKPAKSIFNHALGLLGIQAEEGIMIGDKLTTDILGSGSVGMRNIWINHHGLQSGDEIVPVHEVTRLQDILPIIANA; the protein is encoded by the coding sequence ATGGCGTTGAAAGCTGTACTTTTTGATTTGGATGACACTTTGTTATGGGATGATCGCAGTGTGCAAGAAGCTTTTGATGCGACTTGTGCGGAAGCTGCCAAACATGTGGCTGTGAATCCCGTAGAATTAGAAGCTTCTGTTCGTAAAGAAGCACGCGCTTTATATGAAACATTTGATACGTTTCCATTCACCAAGATGATTGGTATTAATCCTTTTGAGGGGTTATGGGCTAATTTTACGCAAGGTGAGAATGAGAACTTTCGTAAATTGGAGGAACTGGCGCCTGGATACCGGACGGAATCTTGGACAAGGGGTCTTCGTGCACTTGGAATCGAAGATCGTGAGCTGGGTTATAAATTGGGGGAATTGTTTCCTGCGGAACGACGCAGCCGCCCTTTGGTCTATGAAGAGACATTTCAAGTTCTAGATGCATTGAAAGGGAATTATCAATTGCTGCTTTTAACAAACGGCTCTCCGGACTTGCAAAAGGAGAAATTAGCTGGCGTGCCGACTATTGCCGCTTACTTCGATCACATTGTGATATCAGGCGAGTTTGGCGAAGGCAAACCTGCGAAGTCCATTTTTAATCATGCCTTGGGATTGCTCGGCATTCAGGCAGAAGAAGGAATTATGATCGGGGACAAGCTGACTACGGATATTCTAGGCTCAGGCAGCGTTGGAATGCGTAACATTTGGATTAACCATCATGGCCTTCAAAGCGGTGACGAGATAGTTCCGGTACATGAAGTTACACGACTTCAAGATATTTTACCGATTATTGCCAACGCTTGA
- a CDS encoding 1,2-dihydroxy-3-keto-5-methylthiopentene dioxygenase, translated as MAQIRIRNTNERIEGEAEVKAFLDSQQVVYEHWDPNKLPEALREKFILNDEEKDQIISTYEEEIRDLAARRGYEIWDVIALSDATPNIEELLKKFEQVHTHTEDEIRGIVSGKGIFIIKSESEVGYFDVELEPGDVISVPENTNHFFTLMDNREIVAVRLFIEKDGWVAYNIDDPEFIKA; from the coding sequence ATGGCACAAATAAGAATTCGCAATACCAATGAACGAATTGAAGGCGAAGCAGAAGTTAAAGCCTTCTTGGATAGTCAACAAGTTGTCTACGAACACTGGGATCCAAACAAGCTTCCTGAAGCGCTTCGCGAGAAATTCATCCTGAATGATGAAGAGAAAGATCAGATTATCAGCACGTATGAAGAAGAAATTCGCGACCTGGCCGCTAGACGCGGCTACGAAATTTGGGATGTTATCGCACTATCCGATGCAACCCCAAACATCGAGGAGCTCCTGAAGAAATTCGAACAAGTCCATACACATACCGAAGATGAAATTCGGGGCATCGTGTCCGGCAAAGGCATTTTCATTATTAAATCCGAAAGCGAAGTTGGTTATTTCGACGTTGAACTTGAGCCAGGTGACGTCATTTCCGTTCCTGAGAATACGAACCACTTCTTTACCTTAATGGACAACCGCGAAATCGTAGCGGTGCGCCTCTTCATCGAGAAAGATGGCTGGGTTGCTTACAACATCGATGACCCTGAATTTATCAAAGCGTAA
- the metH gene encoding methionine synthase, whose amino-acid sequence MSKPPIQEQLKKKIMILDGAMGTMIQQENLTAEDFGSDDLDGCNEILCVTRPDVIRKIHEAYFAAGADMIETNTFGTTSVVLAEYDLQDRHRELNLAAAKLAIEAANKYSTPEWPRYVVGAMGPTTKTLSVTGGVTFEELEDSYYEQALALVEAGVDAILLETSQDTLNVKAGSIGIRRAYEKTGIELPIMISGTIEPMGTTLAGQNIESFYISLEHLKPISMGLNCATGPEFMRDHIRTLSDIADTAISCYPNAGLPDENGHYHESPESLAKKMAGFAEQGWLNIAGGCCGTTPDHIRALAETLGQYKPRLQNGTHLPAVSGIETLFIEPENRPIMVGERTNISGSRKFKRLIKEGKFEEGSEIARNQVKNGAHVIDINLQDTDIDEAYAVEEFMQQVVKKVKVPLMIDSTYDHIIELGLKYSQGKAIINSINLEDGETKFEGILPLIKRYGAAVVCILIDERGQAVSREAKIEVATRSYELLTEKYGMNPEDIIFDPNMFPVGSGDPQYIGSAVETIEGIKMIKEKYPKAKTILGLSNISFGLPDAGREVLNSVYLYHCTKAGLDYAIVNTEKLERYASIPDTERHLAEELIYNTTDETLAQFVAHFREKKVEKKEKISNLSLEDRLGSYVVEGTKEGLITDLEIALQTYSPLEVINGPLMKGMEQVGRLFNNNELIVAEVLQSAEVMKASVTYLEPFMEKSETAVKGKIILATVKGDVHDIGKNLVEIILSNNGYKIINLGIKVPPDQIIEAYRRELPDAIGLSGLLVKSAQQMVITAQDLRTAGVDVPILVGGAALTRKFTKTRIQPEYEGVVLYAKDAMDGLDIANRLSDPEQRKRLIQELRESLESDVMDAGKKEEALPQLTRVSSSAVSKDLPVNVPQDTERHILRDYPISHLMPYVNMQMLLGHHLGLKGKVEQLLGEKNAKAMQLKDTVDSILYAAQKDGIIKAHGMYRFFPAQSSGNDVIIYDPQDHSKVLETFTFPRQDKEPYLCLSDYLKSVESGQMDYVGFLLVTAGHDINELAKEWRDNGDYLKSHALQATALEVAEGFAERIHHIMRDVLGIADRADMTMQERFGAKYIGQRFSFGYPACPNLEDQAKLFNLLKPEDIGVELTESFMMEPEASVSAIVFGHKEARYFNVG is encoded by the coding sequence ATGTCGAAACCGCCGATTCAAGAGCAGCTAAAGAAAAAGATTATGATCCTCGATGGTGCCATGGGTACGATGATTCAGCAAGAGAACTTAACAGCTGAGGATTTCGGAAGCGATGATCTAGATGGATGTAATGAAATTCTTTGTGTTACACGTCCAGATGTTATCCGCAAAATTCATGAAGCTTACTTCGCCGCTGGCGCTGATATGATAGAAACGAACACGTTCGGAACCACAAGTGTCGTACTTGCCGAGTATGATTTGCAGGACCGTCACCGTGAATTAAATCTTGCTGCAGCCAAACTGGCGATTGAAGCAGCTAATAAATACTCAACACCGGAGTGGCCGCGTTATGTTGTTGGCGCTATGGGGCCAACCACCAAAACCTTATCGGTTACTGGCGGTGTAACTTTCGAAGAACTCGAAGACAGCTATTATGAGCAAGCATTAGCACTGGTTGAGGCTGGTGTGGATGCTATTCTATTGGAAACTTCGCAAGATACGCTGAACGTGAAAGCAGGAAGTATTGGCATTCGCAGAGCCTATGAGAAAACAGGTATTGAGCTGCCGATTATGATATCAGGTACGATTGAACCGATGGGAACTACGTTGGCAGGGCAAAATATCGAATCTTTCTATATTTCGCTCGAGCATTTAAAACCGATTTCCATGGGACTTAACTGTGCAACAGGTCCTGAGTTCATGAGGGATCATATTCGTACGTTGTCGGATATAGCGGATACGGCTATCAGTTGTTACCCGAACGCAGGCTTGCCCGATGAGAATGGTCACTATCATGAGTCACCTGAGTCTCTAGCCAAGAAAATGGCTGGCTTTGCCGAACAAGGCTGGTTGAACATCGCAGGTGGTTGTTGCGGTACTACGCCAGATCATATTCGAGCTTTGGCAGAAACGCTTGGTCAATACAAGCCAAGATTGCAGAACGGGACGCATTTACCAGCTGTGTCGGGTATTGAAACTTTATTCATTGAGCCTGAGAACCGGCCAATCATGGTTGGCGAACGGACGAATATTTCGGGCTCGCGGAAATTCAAACGCTTGATTAAAGAAGGCAAGTTCGAAGAAGGTTCGGAGATCGCGCGGAATCAAGTGAAGAACGGCGCTCATGTTATCGATATTAACTTGCAGGATACAGATATCGACGAAGCTTATGCGGTTGAAGAATTTATGCAGCAAGTTGTGAAAAAAGTGAAAGTTCCATTGATGATTGACTCGACGTATGACCATATTATTGAACTTGGCCTCAAATATTCACAGGGGAAAGCGATTATTAACTCGATTAACCTGGAGGACGGGGAAACGAAGTTTGAAGGGATTTTACCGCTGATTAAACGGTACGGTGCCGCGGTTGTCTGTATCCTGATTGACGAGCGAGGGCAGGCTGTTTCGCGTGAAGCGAAGATTGAAGTTGCCACGCGTTCCTATGAGCTTTTGACTGAGAAATATGGCATGAATCCGGAAGATATTATCTTCGATCCTAATATGTTCCCTGTCGGCTCGGGAGATCCGCAATATATTGGCTCTGCGGTGGAAACGATCGAAGGGATCAAGATGATTAAAGAGAAATATCCAAAGGCCAAAACGATTCTTGGCTTAAGCAACATTTCCTTTGGATTGCCGGATGCGGGCCGTGAAGTATTGAACTCGGTTTATTTGTACCATTGTACGAAGGCCGGTCTTGATTATGCGATCGTGAATACGGAGAAACTCGAGCGTTATGCCTCGATTCCCGATACTGAACGCCACTTGGCTGAAGAACTCATTTATAATACAACAGATGAAACTCTCGCCCAGTTTGTTGCGCATTTCCGTGAGAAAAAAGTGGAAAAGAAAGAGAAGATTTCGAATCTGTCTCTCGAAGACAGACTTGGTTCTTATGTCGTAGAAGGAACGAAAGAAGGACTGATTACGGATTTAGAAATAGCGCTGCAAACTTACTCGCCGCTTGAGGTCATTAATGGACCTCTCATGAAGGGGATGGAGCAAGTTGGACGCCTTTTCAATAATAATGAGTTGATCGTAGCTGAGGTTCTGCAAAGTGCCGAAGTTATGAAGGCATCTGTAACCTATCTGGAACCATTTATGGAGAAATCGGAGACAGCGGTCAAAGGGAAAATCATACTGGCTACGGTGAAAGGCGATGTGCATGATATTGGGAAAAATCTCGTGGAGATTATTCTCTCAAACAATGGCTATAAAATAATAAACCTCGGTATCAAAGTACCGCCGGATCAAATTATCGAAGCTTACCGCAGAGAACTGCCGGATGCAATTGGCTTATCAGGACTATTGGTCAAATCCGCTCAGCAAATGGTCATTACCGCTCAGGATCTGCGCACCGCTGGTGTTGATGTGCCTATTCTGGTTGGTGGTGCCGCGCTTACGCGCAAGTTCACGAAAACACGCATCCAACCGGAGTATGAAGGTGTCGTACTCTATGCAAAAGATGCGATGGATGGTCTCGACATTGCTAACCGTCTCAGCGATCCTGAACAACGCAAACGACTTATTCAGGAACTCAGGGAGAGTCTGGAATCCGATGTGATGGACGCCGGGAAGAAAGAAGAAGCTTTGCCACAGCTAACTCGTGTGAGTTCGTCGGCTGTTTCCAAGGATTTGCCCGTGAATGTGCCACAGGATACTGAGCGCCACATTTTAAGAGATTACCCCATCAGTCATCTGATGCCATATGTGAATATGCAGATGCTTCTAGGACATCACCTAGGTCTGAAAGGCAAGGTTGAACAGCTATTAGGCGAAAAGAATGCGAAGGCTATGCAGTTGAAAGATACGGTGGATTCCATTTTGTACGCAGCTCAGAAAGATGGGATTATCAAAGCTCATGGCATGTACCGTTTCTTCCCTGCACAGTCGAGTGGAAATGACGTCATTATCTATGACCCGCAGGATCACAGCAAGGTGCTAGAAACGTTTACGTTCCCGCGTCAGGATAAAGAGCCGTACCTGTGCTTGTCTGATTATTTGAAGTCGGTAGAGAGTGGTCAAATGGATTACGTTGGCTTCTTGTTAGTCACAGCAGGGCATGATATTAATGAATTAGCCAAAGAATGGCGCGATAACGGAGACTACTTGAAATCCCATGCCCTCCAAGCGACTGCTTTGGAAGTGGCGGAAGGTTTCGCGGAGCGAATTCATCATATTATGCGGGATGTACTTGGGATTGCAGATCGCGCAGATATGACGATGCAGGAACGATTCGGCGCTAAATATATCGGTCAACGCTTCTCCTTTGGATACCCGGCATGTCCGAATCTGGAAGATCAAGCGAAGCTGTTCAATCTTCTGAAGCCAGAAGATATTGGCGTTGAGCTGACAGAGTCGTTCATGATGGAGCCGGAAGCATCCGTTTCAGCGATTGTATTCGGTCATAAAGAAGCACGTTACTTTAACGTAGGTTAA
- the rnz gene encoding ribonuclease Z → MELYFLGTGAGMPSKQRNVTSIALNLLEERGTYWLFDCGEGTQQQILNSPVKLGRTEMLFISHLHGDHLYGLPGLLSSRSYLGGDTPLTLYGPPGLKRFVETALEVSGAHLTYSLNIVEIDQEGVIFEDQSFTVETARLEHRIECFGFRIIEKDQPGKLMHDKLAALGIPAGPVYGQLKQGLTVQLEDGRTLHGADYLGAPIPGRIVVILGDTRYCQGAEYLARGADVLVHEATFAMDKQELAYSFDHATSHDAAKIARDAGAGALILTHISSRYQGDAVNELLQEAQQFHANSYVAKDFWNFEIPRKA, encoded by the coding sequence GTGGAATTGTATTTTCTAGGGACTGGGGCGGGTATGCCCTCCAAGCAGCGGAATGTTACTTCCATTGCGCTCAATTTGCTGGAAGAACGCGGCACTTATTGGCTTTTTGATTGTGGTGAAGGGACGCAGCAGCAAATTTTGAATTCACCGGTGAAATTGGGACGTACAGAGATGCTTTTCATTTCTCACTTGCATGGCGATCATCTCTATGGTTTGCCCGGATTGTTGTCGAGCCGTTCCTATTTGGGCGGGGATACACCACTTACCCTTTATGGGCCACCAGGACTGAAACGTTTTGTGGAGACGGCCCTTGAAGTGAGCGGTGCACATTTGACTTATTCGCTGAACATTGTTGAGATCGACCAAGAAGGCGTCATTTTCGAAGATCAAAGCTTCACCGTTGAAACAGCGCGGTTGGAACACCGCATTGAATGTTTTGGATTTCGGATTATTGAGAAAGATCAGCCAGGCAAGCTGATGCACGATAAGCTTGCGGCACTGGGTATTCCAGCGGGCCCTGTGTATGGACAATTGAAACAAGGCTTGACTGTTCAGTTGGAAGACGGCCGAACACTGCATGGAGCTGATTATTTAGGAGCTCCTATACCTGGGCGAATCGTTGTCATCCTTGGTGACACGCGTTATTGCCAAGGGGCTGAGTACTTAGCCCGCGGCGCGGATGTGTTGGTGCATGAGGCGACTTTCGCTATGGATAAGCAGGAACTCGCGTACTCTTTCGATCATGCGACATCGCATGATGCAGCCAAGATTGCCCGCGACGCGGGAGCGGGCGCGTTGATCCTTACGCATATCAGCTCACGCTATCAAGGAGATGCTGTGAATGAGCTGTTGCAAGAAGCACAGCAGTTTCATGCGAATAGCTATGTAGCCAAAGATTTCTGGAACTTTGAAATACCGCGTAAAGCGTAA